The following are encoded in a window of Syngnathus scovelli strain Florida chromosome 4, RoL_Ssco_1.2, whole genome shotgun sequence genomic DNA:
- the krtcap3 gene encoding keratinocyte-associated protein 3 isoform X1 yields the protein MCTFDKEKGPGRLMQKGLVLILVGHINFILGAIVHGSVLRHISKPSQEITTEYTAANIISVTSGLLSIATGIIAIVVSRNLRIFKLHIGLLLASFLNALLSAACCAGLLLAITVTVAHNGQGLMRGCNTTVVPANARSPVSAQCPFDTTRIYDTTLAIWFTSAVLAAAECGLSVWCFIVGLTLRGLLPCGKTYYKEQIEEGVERSPHSTRLIGPNVNPDA from the exons ATGTGTACTTTTG ATAAGGAAAAGGGGCCGGGGAGATTGATGCAAAAGGGCTTGGTGCTCATCCTGGTGGGCCACATTAACTTCATCCTTGGCGCTATCGTCCATGGCAGTGTCCTGCGACACATTTCCAAACCCAGCCAAGAAATTACCACCGAGTACACagcagctaacataatttctgtCACCTCGGGTCTGCTG AGCATTGCCACAGGGATCATCGCCATTGTGGTGTCAAGGAATCTTCGCATTTTCAAGCTG CACATTGGACTTCTGCTAGCCTCATTCCTGAACGCCCTGCTCTCAGCGGCGTGCTGCGCCGGCCTCCTCTTGGCCATCACTGTGACGGTCGCTCACAACGGTCAGGGTCTGATGCGAGGGTGTAACACAACAGTGGTGCCCGCCAATGCTCGCTCTCCTGTGAGCGCACAATGCCCATTCGACACCACGCGTATTTAT GACACCACCCTAGCGATATGGTTCACCAGTGCTGTGTTGGCAGCAGCGGAGTGTGGCCTGTCTGTATGGTGCTTTATCGTAGGACTGACTCTCAGGGGGCTGCTGCCCTGTGGAAAGACCTACTATAAAGAAcag ATAGAGGAAGGGGTGGAGCGCTCGCCACACAGCACACGCTTGATTGGCCCAAATGTCAACCCTGATGCCTGA
- the krtcap3 gene encoding keratinocyte-associated protein 3 isoform X2 codes for MQKGLVLILVGHINFILGAIVHGSVLRHISKPSQEITTEYTAANIISVTSGLLSIATGIIAIVVSRNLRIFKLHIGLLLASFLNALLSAACCAGLLLAITVTVAHNGQGLMRGCNTTVVPANARSPVSAQCPFDTTRIYDTTLAIWFTSAVLAAAECGLSVWCFIVGLTLRGLLPCGKTYYKEQIEEGVERSPHSTRLIGPNVNPDA; via the exons ATGCAAAAGGGCTTGGTGCTCATCCTGGTGGGCCACATTAACTTCATCCTTGGCGCTATCGTCCATGGCAGTGTCCTGCGACACATTTCCAAACCCAGCCAAGAAATTACCACCGAGTACACagcagctaacataatttctgtCACCTCGGGTCTGCTG AGCATTGCCACAGGGATCATCGCCATTGTGGTGTCAAGGAATCTTCGCATTTTCAAGCTG CACATTGGACTTCTGCTAGCCTCATTCCTGAACGCCCTGCTCTCAGCGGCGTGCTGCGCCGGCCTCCTCTTGGCCATCACTGTGACGGTCGCTCACAACGGTCAGGGTCTGATGCGAGGGTGTAACACAACAGTGGTGCCCGCCAATGCTCGCTCTCCTGTGAGCGCACAATGCCCATTCGACACCACGCGTATTTAT GACACCACCCTAGCGATATGGTTCACCAGTGCTGTGTTGGCAGCAGCGGAGTGTGGCCTGTCTGTATGGTGCTTTATCGTAGGACTGACTCTCAGGGGGCTGCTGCCCTGTGGAAAGACCTACTATAAAGAAcag ATAGAGGAAGGGGTGGAGCGCTCGCCACACAGCACACGCTTGATTGGCCCAAATGTCAACCCTGATGCCTGA